From Carassius auratus strain Wakin unplaced genomic scaffold, ASM336829v1 scaf_tig00009219, whole genome shotgun sequence:
TAAGTTCATGGCACTGTTCTGTGGTGACATCATATGATCATCTTAGAAATAAATTCCATAGTTGTGTAGCAATAAATGATTTATTGTAGTAACTAATTACTTAATAGTGCAGATAGACTCATTTATTTGGATTAAGAGCGCTTAGGGAAAGACAATGGAGGAACCAAGGGTGTATGTTTGTCCTAAGGAAAGTTTAATTGCTCCAAGGTTGCTTGTCAGAAGACTTAATTGAGTTCTCAGTCTCTTCATCAATCAAGATGTTCTTCTAAAATTTCTTTGGAGAAATAAAAGAATATAGATCAGTTAATAAAACAATGTGGTTAGCgtcttaaattattttgtgtataacTTTATGTCAActcatttgtttctttattcatttattttaaaaggatagttcaacaaaaaatttaaatgtactcACTTTTCATTCTAAACCTGCGACATTCTTTGttgtgtggggaaaaaaagaagatattttaaacatatttcctttTCTGTACAGTGGAGCTTAGGATCCAGTATTGTTTGGTTCCAAACAATCTTCTTTTGATTTTTCCATGGTTCAGTGATGAACCTTCAACATCCATAGAactttttttattgcacaaaaaaGTGCTTTATAGTTGGAAAGAATTTGTTGCACTTCACTGTAaagaaatggttcttttaaaaactgttcactgTAAGATTCTTTTGGggaccaaaaatggttcttctatggtatcACTGCAAATACCTTTTTtggagcctttatttttaagattgcaTGTGAAATAGTTCTCCCTGTTTGTATCTCCATAGGATCCTTCCTTCTCCCTGCTGATCCACGAGAAATTGCAGGTGCCCAACAGCACACGCAAGGCATGGAATGAGCGTGACGGTCGCTGTGACGTGTGTGCCACTCACCTGAGTCAGCTGAAGCAGGAGGCCGTCCATATGGTGCTGAGCCTGGATCAGTGTGATGTATCTCCTGGGTCTCCTCCATCCCTGGCTTCCCTGGTGGGATCCCGTAGTATCCTCCAGGGTCCCACACCACCTCGAGACTGGGCATTCCTCCCTACAGGCTACCATTCCTCTGCCTCTTCTACCGTTTCTGCCACCACCTCCACTTCTACCCCAACAATCACAAATGCCAGCAACGGCGGCAGCTCCCACCACCCAGCCTACCCCAAACACGGACCCAAACCCAACAGTCTTGGGGTGAGCAATGGTGTTGAGAAGAAGAACAACTCACCAGGCCACGCAGGAAAGTCCACAGGACCGCAACAGCCTCATCTATCCAGCAGCCCCAGCAACACTAATGGAACTGTGTTGAGTTCTGTCGCACTCCAAGCTCACCAGTACCTGGACGGCACCTGGACATCTGGACACCTGTCAAGAGCCAATGGCGTCACACTCTATCCTTATCAGGTAGGCATATGTCAAGCCTTATGCATCTATCTGGtgatctatccatctgtctatctgtcattTGCTTGGTCCATCTTTCGTCTGATATCCttctgtctgtattttgtttgtttgttttgtttattgttctaTCTGTCTACTTTTGtcaatagtttttttctttttttctattgttctgTCGGTCTATCTTTCTGACAATCGTTTGTTGTGTCTGTGATTCTAtcattctttctgtctgtcagtccatctttctgtctatcattattttgtctttgtatctgtccatccgtctgactgtttgtctgtccatctatctatctatctacagtatctgtctgtctgtccatccgtccgtccatccgtcccATCTGTTGTACTGTATATCTATTTTTGATCCTTCTGTCTATCATTCTAAGTGTCTATTGTTCGTTTTTTTATATATCGATAATTTTTTGTCTACaattctgtctgtcattctgtgtCTATCTGTCCTTTTGCCTATTGTTCTCTATCTTTCTGCcaatcattcatttgttcattctgtctattgttctatcattctgtctctctgtctgtctgtctttcaatATTTCTGTTTATCATTAATTTGTTCTGTCTGtgaatctatctttctatctgtatgtctgtctgtctgtcagtcgtTATCTTAGTATTGCATcattatgttaataaaatgtcAGTGCATCCTGGAAAGTGCATATGTAGAGTGTTGTaaatcagtcacttatgaggCTCAGTTAGGATGCTGCCTAAAGGTAACTGCTTATGTCGGCAACAGACTTCAAGACAGCTCATTAGTTTTTTGGAACAAAACCTTCACTTTTTTATTCATGGTTGGAGAGTTGACGTCCCTGTGGGGAGAAATGCCACCTGATGTAATGAGGTGCTGTTTGCACATTGTGGTTAATGTTGTAATCTGATGATACAGTCCTTTGGGAAAACTTCTGGAACTAATGTGCATTAGTAATGATTTGAACGGAaggaattacattttatatagacTGCACGGAGTCAGGGGAACCCTTTGAGAGAATCAATCTGATTCATTTGTTATGATACAAGCTTAGTTCTTTTGGTCTACTATGTTTGCGGAGACAGAGGAACCTTGGAAGGCGAGTTCATTTAGTTTCTCCCCTCTCTGTAATGGCATGGTATCTTGATTATATCACTGgagaacaaacaaatcaattctgGCAGGCAGATGAGTGACATTCAGTCCACTTGAGACCTAATTCCTAGTTATTTTACTCTCACACTGTAGATCCAAGGTTAGTGTATTTCTACCCGCAAGAGTCAACATATCAAATTTGAACAAGCATTTGAATATGGTCCAAATGAGAGATTTTGGTTTAAGAGGGGCAATTTAGTCTCGGCGTATGTTGTCAGTCTTCAGTCTTAATTGGAAAAGAACTTGCAGCAAACTGAATTGAGGCACTCAGGAGTCTATTTAGTAAAGCCTAAGAGAATTAAGTCACAGCAGGTTGATTTGATCTCATCAGAGAGATGTCTTCTCTGGAGTAGCAGTGGCTTATCAGGGAACATCAGCTGGTTTGGAGTATAAAGGAATGTTGAATAGCACAGAATCAGCTGCTCTGCGGAGTTTCaaatcttataaaataaattcagccaTACAAATAGTATTGTTACCTTTAACATGTAATTATTTGCGATTACAATTAAGGATCCCACGATTACGTAAACGATTAAAGCAGCAATAATCATTCACTTATGtcaagtccacttatgttattctgcaagcttaaggtgtttttttatttttttacatgatatcttaagggtttttccctttttatttaaagaagatTCCAATCCAGTGTATAGTTGGCATTAGGCAGTTAGGATGTtttagcttgtttattttcattaaaaaaatatgtcatgTGTATTTATGCAGAATATGTTGTGATAGTAGGACTCTACTTCAGGCAGCTGTGCATAATTTTAAGTCTGTTTCTCAGTGAGAACTTCCACAAATGCAAACATCTGCAGAATTTGCTTCTAAAATTTGCTTTTGCTCAGAATGCACAGATTTAAGGTGAAGCTTTGCAGTAACTGCAGATTTTGGGAAACCATGAAAGAGTGAACATCACACATACTGTAATGTAATAAAGTAGGACCTTTCCAGTGATTCAATTTATAACATGGACATAATACTAAAACAAATGTTTGGCTGTTATTTGGTACAGAAACACAATCACATATTTATTGTCATACATAGACCTTAACTCActtaatattcatatataaatccAATAATCTGGACCAAGTGTGGTTTTACATTTTTCTCAGCCTTGAGGAGATATTTTAGAGTTTTTGATGGTGGATTAAATGAACAATTGTCTTTTATATTGGATCCGGTGGATTGTGTTAGTGTATGTGTTTTTGCgagaaaatgagaaatcaagAACAGGTTGGGATTTTAATGCGGCTAGCAGATGAAAAAGCTAATCTGAAATGTTGACATCATGAGTTAATCAGGAGTTAATGGTTGATTTCAAAGCATTTGAAAGTGATAAGTCAATAAGCcattacataatataaaaaatgtggtCTTAGTATGCATTTGAGAATGTTCTTGAATGTGACTTGTTGAGTCAGAATCTGTTTCTGACACATATTCAAATCCTCTGAAAGGACATTCACTGTAATTGAACATGAACATCTAAGAATTCAAAGGAATACtttcagcaataaataaataaattaataaaattctgtcatcatttactgactgGGTTTGACTTTATTTAGCTAAATACTGGCTTCAAACTTGACCATGATTCCATATTTGATTTACAAGCTTCTCTTCTGAATAATGATatgcttttatcattttatttttttatttttgtattattattatttttatttataatatggaCAATacatctgtgaaaaaaatatatatttatggcatatatacatttttttattatgttaatatttattacaatttaatatattcacatttctagaaataatagaaaagtttaatatttaacataactTTTCTAACAGCAAATAATGACTGAACTTTAATTAAGTATATCTATTTGATCAACTATCTAAGGCTAACATTCTGGCTAAGAATCTGGTCTTGAATGTGTCTTTCAGTCAGAGTATTTGATTGGGTCCCAAAAGATTCTCATGGTTGAAGTTTTGGTGGGTCTTATCTTGATTGTGCCAGTGGTTAAACAGTATGGTTGAACAAGGAAGTCATTTAGGCTGTAGATGGGGCACACCCTTCACCTCACTCTAATCACGTTTTCTTTTAGACACTCGTTCTCTCTGGATTGGGTTTTTCAGCTCTATCTTGTTCTGTCTGTTCTTTTCCTCCTTGAGCTAAGCTCTGTATCTCCTTCTCCATCTCAATGAGTCTTTTGTGACTCCTCTGCTTTTCACTTATGTTTACTTTGGCTAAgatctgttttattttctgtatctCTCCCCCTTTCGCGCTCTTTCATTGCCCAGGGGGCTGGTTTTTGTGCACAGGAAGCCGTTAAGCTTGTTTTGGAGAGTCACTCCGATGGTGACAATTAGGACTTTGTTATAAAAACAGTTTGTGTGCCACACACAGAGCTCTTACATTACATTTGGACTTTGTCTTATCCCTTATAAAATCTCCTCAAGTAGGGCTCTTTTCTAAAACCCACATCCCTTTCTCTGGAGGAGGAATGTGGCTCCGACCCAACGGACACTTACAGCTTGTGCCCATGTCTACATCACAGGCCCATTTAAAGGCATGATGGGGCAACTTCGGTCatgaatatgttttatataaactGTTGAATCTGTGTTTATTATTTCAAGAGAAAAGTCCCTCAGTTAACTGGTTCCTTGACTGGGGTTTATTTTACGGGCAGAGAGCATCTGTAAGGCATAGGGGGTCTCCTTTGCTCTGTCACGAgctattaaatgtattcattcaaaGATTCTCTCAACTTCATAGATTGTacacaaaatgaatacaaatttataaatttacaaatttaaatcaGTTGTGTCAATTGAGGTTGTATTCTACATCTAATgttgtttaattaatgtttattgcattatttcagtatcatgtGTGTAACTATGATGGTGTTTAGCATTTGTTTGAATGACTCTATGCACATTATATAAAGTATTTCCCTCCTCAGCTTGTGGGATAGCTGCATGTTTGCAATGAGCTTTCATTATGTGAATTTCTGATCACCACCTGTTTTTGGTGGTTGTCAGTGTATTTCATTGGTACAAAAGAGATAATAGTACTTTAATAGGTGGGTATATTACTGTAAcaataaatcaattatttatttatttatatttttttactgtgaatttaagtctgtaaaacctaaaatgttgatACCATACCACAATTATGTTTATGGTAAAGTTCTgtcaaccacagctgccagtatTTTAGCGTAAgtgttactgattttttttttttacagtgtagcaaaCATGATGCACAATTGGGGTGtagaataaaaatgaattcaatttcaaataaatgtgtaagtcttatttttaaatagaaaattttaAATGGTCACTTGACAAAGCcttgtttgaaaatgttaaaaaagtgatTGTTTGATGGATAGACGAATGAATAGACAAATAGaaagatggatgggtggatggatggatggatggatagatggatggatggatggatggatggatggatggatggacagatgaagAGTTGAATAGaaagatggagggatggatggatagaaaaatgtggatggatggatgggcagATTGATAGATTAATTGATTGACTGATAGACAGATTAGTAAAATGTTGAATGAGTAGAAAGATGGAcaatggatggaaggatggatgaatagaaagaGTCAGAAGGATAGATGGAAGTACAGATCTACAGATGAATTGATTGACTGATAGACAGATGAATCGATGAAAAGAAacctggatggatggatgggcagAAAGATTGATTGATGGATAAATAGATGAATAgaaagatggatgatggatagaaggatggatgAATAAAAAGAGTCAGAAGGAtgggtggatgaatggatggatgggcaGATTTGATTGATGGaagaatagatggatggatgataaataaaaaaatagatggtggatggatggatggacagatagattgATGGACAGATGAATAGTTGAATAGaaagatggagggatggatggatagaaagatgatagatggatggatgggtggatggacagATTAATTGATTGACTGATAGACAGATGAATAGATGAATTGaaagttggatggatggatgggcagATAGCTTGATTGATGGGTGAATAGATTAATAGAAAGATTGACaatagatggaaggatggatgaatagaaagaGTCAGAAGGATGGGTGGATGAATGGGCAGATTTGAATGATGGAAGAATATATTAATAGAAAGATGGACGATGAATAGACGAATacaaagatggatggatgataaatagaaagatagttgggtggatggatggatggatggacggatggatacaAAGATGGGTGAGCTGATGGATAGACAAATAGAAAGAGATGGATGGACAGGTGGACGGATGGTCGGTAGGTTGGTCAAAATACATCTTTCGATTGActaatgaatcaatcaatcaatcaatcaatcaatcaatcaattaatcaattaatcaattgatATATGGATTTTTAATTTGCTGAGTTGAGCTTCTTTGAGTTGCAGTTCAGTAAATTCCTTTTCCTTCATTCAAACTCCTTTTTAGATTCCTGTGGCCATCCAAATTTCCATTTTTCATATTCACACTAACTACTGTACTAAGAtacttgctgtattttttatactgtacctCAGTGAAAAACATGTATCATTCATTTTTAGCATACTCCacggttttctttctttcttcagcttATCTCCAGTGTGCTATTCCTATCCAGGACTGTAAGTCCAGTTTTCCATCCCATCTGAATTGAGAAGTGAATGTGAACTGTCACAGACAGATATAGAGAGCGCTCAAGGGATGGTGAAGAATAGTTAACATATCCAGGAGAGGAGTATCCCGGCAGTACAGTGTGTTCCGGCTTTAATTATGATGAATGAGGAAGTCTGTTCTTGTGGGTGTGCAGAGGGCCGCTGGGGAACAGGGTGGAAAGAAACCTCTTTTTAGATCCTTCCATTCCTCTCTTGGGTATTTCTGCTGCATCAGGAAATTTCCATTGTTAGAAATGTTCTCTACCTTCCccatccatcacacctgcacttGGCCCCCGGTCTCATGCAAACCTGGAGCCATTGTAGTCACACAGCGGGGCCGGCCTGCTGTTGATACACATGAAATGAGACATCCATAAAATTACAAGAACTGGATATTGATTTTACACACGCACAGGAACGTACTGGGCAATCTGTCACCTGTGGTGAAGTTGCTATAATTGTCCTCATAGCATTCTAATATGCTTGAATAAATCACTAGAATTATATTTTTCTGCAATATTGTTTATTCCAAAGTATTCGAAAGTGGAAAAGCAATAAGCCATTACATAACATAGAAAATGTGATCTCAGTATGAATTTGACAATGTCCTTGAATGTGACTTGTTGAATATGAATTTGACTTGAATGTAACTAAACTCTTTTTAGTATTTGCAATATGCAGTATAACATATATGTAGAACCTTTAAGTTCAACTTTGAACCTTTTTGATAGCTAGAAGTTCATTTTTGCActtaaagtttctttttttgaACTCTAAAGGTTGAAAGGTTCAAAAGAGTATACTAAGACACTATATATCACATTCATCTTCGCaagaat
This genomic window contains:
- the LOC113072497 gene encoding kinesin-like protein KIF26B; this translates as MVLSLDQCDVSPGSPPSLASLVGSRSILQGPTPPRDWAFLPTGYHSSASSTVSATTSTSTPTITNASNGGSSHHPAYPKHGPKPNSLGVSNGVEKKNNSPGHAGKSTGPQQPHLSSSPSNTNGTVLSSVALQAHQYLDGTWTSGHLSRANGVTLYPYQISQMVSEGNQEGLNEAALNRYNADRPNAYSSPAAPPPAPVTTAPSSGTSAAASFFARAAQKLNLSSKKKKQRPAPPVACDPPLFPTNFSGILQVSPPPAPPCLLRAVNKVKDTPGLGKVRSFSKNGCI